CACATGCGAATCGCTTCCACCGATTCGCGAACAACGTGCGGAATGGCCCGCTCGATCGGGTAATCGATGTAGCGCCACAGATTGCTGCCAAAAAGCGGCCTGTGGGGATCGCTGCCGCGCGGCGTGCGCAGAATGATGTGTATTGCCTGATGAATATCATCCAGCCCGCAGACGTATTCTTCAGGACGTTGCAAGGCAGGTTGCCAGTGCAGGGTCGAGGGTCGTGTTTTCGTGTTCATGAGGCTATTTTCGCCTTCCGGCGGGGGGAGAGATATTAAAGCGCTTTAAGGAAATAATTGATGGCGGGGTCAGAATGTGTTTTGCCCGGTGGCGCTTCTGCGCTTACCGGGCCTGTGTTGATGCACATTTTGTTAAATGGCGAAGATCGCGTTTTACGTAAAGTTAAAATGAAATTGCTGTAATTTCACCTTTGTCTACAGAAGCGTAGTACCAGAATTCATCATTGATTTCTGCGTGCTTCATTTTCTCAACTGGAATCGTTTTCTGCCGTCCATTAACCGAGAGTGTGATCGAACCCGTTAGCTGCTCCCGGCTGATAATAGCGAAATCCCCGCGGGTGTTGCTATAAGCCGTCGTTTCATTGGAAAGGCTGTGCTTCGCTCCATTAGCGATTACAGAATAATCAAAATTGACTTTCTTTTTGAAAATAGCTTGTACATGATAATACTCGCCGTAAACAGCAGGATCATGGAATAAACCAAAATGACCACCGCTATTTTGCAACTTGACGAAATAATAGTCAGGGATGATAAACTTCTGTTTACCTGCCGCTATTTCTTTAGTAATGATTTTTTGTCTTACGATTTCCTGTCCGGCCGTTTTTTTATAACCGTTAAGCATCAATGAATAGGACCAAAGGAATACGATACCACAGAGAACAGTCACGGCAGTTACGCCGACGACTCCAGCCTTAACGCCGCTTTTCAACAGGGCGTAAGCGATGAAGGAGATAGCTAAAAGGAAAAACATAAACGTACCGTTCATAACCCGATCGGGGTAGGACGGCGACGCGAACATGATTAAGGAAGTGCCAATACCTATACATACGACTAACGCAGCGCAGATAAGGGACGTTTTATCAATTTTGGCGCGAATCTGCTTATTGAATATGACCAGTAAGACCAGCAATAACAAAACAACATAAGCTATCCAGATCAGCGCCAGATGGTTATGAACGCGTTCTGTTAAGTGAATGAAAATACGTTCAAAAATCGGCCTTCCATACCAGAATTCTTTGCCGCTGGCGCGGATGAAATTGCCCGGAGAAAGTATCAATACGCATGAACCTGCGATTGCACAGAGACTATAAACTATCTTATTGCGCGAAACAGATTTGTTTTGCCATAACTCGTATGCAATGGCCAGAACAGAAATAAGCGAGACGAAAGGTGAGACGCTTTCATTGGAACAGCCTGCCATAAAGCTTAGTAATGCAACCCACGGGCTGATCGCTTTACTGTTTTTTATTGTTATGGTGTAAAAGAAGAACAGCCATGCAACAACGAACAGATTCGTCCACAAATAATTCGCAGCACCAACGATCCAGAAAGTGGTTTGACCCAAATTCGGGTTCGAAATCCAGTAAGTGAAGAATATTAGTGGGAATAATAAGTAGTCGGATTTATTCCAGCGTAATGTACCTGAGGGTGTCTTCACAATGAAATAACAAAATACCAGTGTCGAAACGGCTGCGCTGATGGAATACACGAGTTGAGAACGTGTATACAGGATGAGTGCGCTGGTGTAATCAGCTATAATCCTGCCACTCCATGTCATATAATGATGAAAATGTGATTCCGGCGAAATTCCTAAAAGGTAATAGCGGTAATCATCAGAGTGAATAGGGGTATACCATTCAATAAGAAAAATGGCCAAAAAAGCCAGTAGTATCATCGCCGTTTTCGGTAATATCTTGAGCATAGTGTTCATTATTCCATCATTGTTTTTTTGTTTTTCACGATATAGCGGGGTCTTTGCTTCACCTCCGTGTAAACGCGTCCGATATATTCACCCATGATGCCTATGCCGATAAGCTGGATGCCGCCTAAGAAGAGAATCGCGGTCATAAGCGAAGGATAACCAGGAACAGGGTTTCCCCACATCAATTTATCAATGATCATCCACATGGCATATATCAGGGAGAGGGCAGAAACGCTCACTCCTATATACATCCAGATACGCAAAGGGAAAGTAGAAAAACTTGTAATCCCCTCCAGCGCCAGGTTCCAGAGTTTCCAGCCATTAAATTTTGAGTTACCTGCGACACGTTCAGCACGGGCATATTCGACCACATCTGTTTGACCTCCAACCCATGAAAGTATACCTTTCATGAAAAGGTTACGTTCTGGTAATAGCTTGATATTTTCTACAATCTCGCGCGACATCAATCGAAAATCACCGACATTCTCTTCAATCTTTGGCGTACTGATTTTGTTATGCAGCCTGTAGAACCACTCAGCGCTTTTACGCTTCAGGTGGCCATCCGTTGAACGATCGATACGCTTAGCCAGCACCATTTCTGCACCAGCCTGCCATTTATTGATCAAATGTGGGATTACTTCGATGGGATCTTGTAAATCAACATCGATAGGGATCACCACATCTCCGGTCGCGTGATCTAATCCGGCAAAAAGTGCAGGTTCTTTACCAAAATTGCGGGTAAATGAGATCGGAACAACAAGAGGATCGGCAACAGCTAATGCGCTGATGATTGATTCAGTCGCATCGTGACTCCCATCATTAACGAAGATAATCTCAACGTTATAAGGTTTAAGTGAACTGTATTCTCTGACCGTTTTATAGAAAATAGGGATCGCGTCCTCTTCATTAAAGACGGGAACCACTAATGAAATTTTCATTTCTCATTCCTGAAAACAATGAATCTGGAATATAAAAATCCGCAAATAAGGCTAATTGCGGAAAATACAATGAGCGTAAAAATGGGAGGCATAGCACACTTGTCGCCTGTCCATCCCACGACGGCGCTCAGCACGCCCATAAAACCGACGTACAGCAAATAACGTCCGGTTGATACGCTGGCTCCAAAGGTAAACCGGGCGTTAGCGAAAAAACTAAAACTGACAGCGACAGCAAAGCCCGCTACGTTTGCCAAAGCCTGACTTGTTTGAAATCCATAGACGCAAAGGGCAAAGATAGCCCAATGCAAAGCAGTATTAAGTACGCCTATCGAAACGTACTTTATAAATAATTTTATCATTATAGCAATCAAGAAGTTGTAATTCAGCGAAGTCTACCAGACAAAACTGAGAGGATCATTCCTGAACAGCAGATTTTATGTAAACAGGGCGAAGTTAAAGTAAAAAATAACGCTAGTTTTCCAATATACATATATGCAATATTTGCAGCGCAAAGTGATTACATTTTCATCGGAAATAGCGCGCGAAAAGGGACTAATCACGTTGCGCTGAAAATAAATATCCTCCAGCAATTTGCCCGGTGGCGCTTCTGCGCTTACCGGGCCGGTGTTTATGCACCTTTTGCAGGCTGGATAAGGCGAAGCCACCATCCAGCAGCAATTTGCAGGTTAGTGAGAGTGGTGGTTAGAGTTGCCGCCGTTGTCCATCAGCGTGCCGCTGGCGTTAACGTTGCCGAGGACATTCACGTTGCCCGTAATCACCGCGCTGTTTCCGACGCCGCCGCTGCCTGCCATACCGCCAAGCCAGGTGAGTTTTTTCATCACGGTAACGTCGCCGGTAAAGGTGCTGAGCGGCGCATCGACGGTGACATTCAGCGCTTTAATGCCCGTATGGGGCGCTTCCACGTTGACATCTACCGCCTTGACGCCCACGGAGGTGGCCGCCACGTCTACGGTTTCTGATATCACCGTGACGTGCTGCGCCCTGACCTCTACTTGCGGTGAAGTAAGCTGCGTATGTTCCTTCACTTCAATGACGATTTTTTCTATGCCGCCGTTGACGGTGAGCTGGTGTAACGCACGGTCATATTCAAAGGCCGCGCCGTCGGAAAACTGCACGTAGCGCTTGTCGCGCGAGGCCAGCGGCGCGGTATCCACGCTGGAGTAGACCGCGCCCAGCACCACCCCATCCTCGCCGTTGTCGTCGAGCGAAACTTCCACCTGTTCGCCAATATCCGGCAACCAGTAATCTTTGTTGTCCTGCGTGTTGCGTTGCAGCACCGCAAGCCAGTTACTGCGCAGGTTATCGCACTCCGGTAGAGTGACTCTGACGCGCACGACCGCCTCATCAATATCGCTGATAATACCCGTCTGGCGGGTAACGCCTTTCATATTGCCTCCTTACTGGCTGGTTGCCGGTCCGCGTGAAATGTCGATTTCGGTAGTGTAGCCGCCGCTGCGCGTGAGTTTGTGCATGGATTTATCAATCAGCCACTGCCCGGAAAGTACGCCAAAATCGCTCAGTTCTATCTTGTTGCCCGCCGTCAACTGCGGGCAGCCCATCAAGCTGAGCGTGCCGGTCTGCTGGTATTCGTTGTGGCTGTCCAGCGCGGCATTGGCTTTAGCCTGCGCCGCGCCGGTATCCGGAGCGCGACTGTTGATCTTCAGGGTATCGGCGCTGGTCGCCGCACCGCGCGCCGAGGTCTTTTCCTGGCTATCATGGGTATAAATAACCAGTTCTTTTTGCTTGCTATTTTGATGCTGCACGGTGGCGTTTTTGTAGATCCGGTTGATGGTATCTTTGAACGTGTAGTGCGAAACATCCGTCCGCCTGAGCGTCTTCACCGGCGCCAGACAGCGCAGCGTCGGCAGATGCGAAAAGATCAGCTCCGTCGCCGTCACTTTCACGGTATAGCCATATTCACTCGCCAGCCGTTTGAGAAACGCTACATCGGTTTCGGCATATTGCGTGACCCGATCAATCGTCAGCGGCGCAATCTTGCCCGCCAGCGTTAAACCGTGTTTTTGCGCGATGCGACTGGCGATGGCGGAAAGCGTAGTCTCCTCAAAGCCCTGGCTGTTTTTGGTGCGTAGCGCTTTGCTGACCGAGGTGGCGATACCGTCGATATTGACCGTCGAAGGCGGCGCGCTGATATCAATTTTATCAATGACATAGATTCCGCAATCGAGCAGATCTTCGCCCTGGTAGCCCAGGCGCAGCGCCAGCGTGTCGCCTTTTCCCGGATACCATTCGTTTACCCAGCGCCCGGTGCTATCTTCCAGCGCAATGGCAATGACATCCGACTCGTTTTTAATACTGTCGCTGTAACTGATGCTGGTGACATAAGGCGCGATGTCGTAAGTGATCTCTTTATGTCCGTACCAAAGGGTAAAAATGGGCGTCAGGGTGGCGAACACCCCGCCGGATACCGTTATCTCAGCCATGGCGGTAGCTCCGGGGTCGTTTGCGTGACGCTGATAACCGGGATGATCAGCCGCACGCCTGACGGTAAAACCGGCATAATAGCGACGTGCGGATTGGCCGCGATGATGCGTTCGTAGGCCAGCGCATCGCCGTAATAGCGCCAGGCGAGATTATCCCAGCGTTCGCCGTCGGTGGTGACATGTTCAAGGTAGCGCATTACAGACTCCTCGTAATATCGGCAGCGGCAAGCTGGCTCACGTCAGGAGCGCTTGTTTGCAGCGTGCCGCGCGCCTGATTGACCAGCGTCGCGGCGCTGTCGTAAGTCGCTTCCGCGACGCTGCTGGTGATAGCGTCAAACAGCGATTCGGCGTGTTCGATAAGCGTGCCGGCATCGCCCGCGCATTCGCGGATCCCCGGCAGGCTGTCGATCAGTTCCTGCATTTTCGCCGCCAGCGCTTTCGGCAGCCCGGCCAGCGTTTGCAAATCCAGCGGCTGCTGGAACAGCGCGTCTATCGAACTCATGGTTTTTTTCAGCGAATCGACGATATCGCCGCATTTTTCTTTCAGCGCTTTGGCTTCCTTCACCAGTTCTTTCGCCTGGGCGATCGTTTTTTTGATGTCATCAATGGCGTCGGCCACCTCATCCATCATCTCTTTGGCTTCACGCATACCCTCTTCAACGACGCTCAGCAGTTCATCGAACCAGGAATCGTTAACGTCGGGAAGCTCATCCAACATCTCGTCAATGTTCGGTTCCTGGGTGGTGATGGCCGGAGGCAGCAGCGGGCTCTTCGGATCGCCGGTGTACTCCTGTAGCGACAAACTGCCGCCCTGGGCAATGACGTTACCGTAAGGATCGGTGTGTTGGTGGGTAGCGGTCAGATCGGTAATCACGAACCAGCCGCGATAATCGCCGTTGCCGAACACCAGCGCCATCGCCTGGTGCGCGGTCATCGCTTCCCGCAGACGGTTCAGCTCGGTGGTCGGCTGGCAATACTGACTATGAAAGTTGAATTTCAGGGTGATTTTGTCCAGCTTATCGCCGATAAATTGCACGCCCGGTTTCCCTTCAATACGGGCATGGCTGGTGTAATCCACGCCCATCGTACTTTCAAATTCGTCCCAGTAAGCGACGACGTCAAATTCTATTTCGCCTAATACGGCATACATTATGCGTACTCCCGGCGCCGTTGCTGCGCCATGACATCGTTAATCATTCTCTCCAGCTCGCGTTTGCTCAGCGACAGCACGTTGTTGATATCTTTGGCGGCATTCGCGCCGCTTCCCTGCACGGTAACCTGCGGGGAAAAGTGTACCTGCACGTTGCTTTGCGCGCGGGAGGGCAGCGTATAAGGTTTCCCGCCGGATTTGCCGGGAAGCGCGGCTGGCGTCGGCGGCGTGGCGGCGCTTTTCGTCTTCACAGGCTGCGGCGAGGCCATCGTTTTGGCCGAGGTTGTCACCGCTTTCGCTCCCGATGCCAGCGGCGCGCTGGCCTGTTGCGCGACCATTGTTCCGGCAATACCGGGGACGGCGGCGGCGACAGACGGCATTTCAGCGCTGATGCCCAGCGCGCTTTTCGCCCAGTCGGGGATCAGCGCTTTTATCTTCTCAATCGCCCCGCTCAGGAAAGGAAGCGCATTCAGAATGCCGTTGATCAGGCTATCGAGAATATTGCCGCCAAATTCGCTGAAACTGGCGGGGAGTTCAATGCCAAACCAGTCCAGTACGCCGGCGAAGGCGCGGTAAAACAACCCCAGCGGCGACCAGTCGAGAATCAGACGCGTGACGCCGGCAATGCCTCCGTCAAAGGCGGTTTTGATGCGCTCCCAGACTCCGGCAAAGAAACCGGAAATCGGTTCCCAGTAGCGATAAAGTAAATAGGCGGCGCCTGCGATAGCGGTGATAGTCAGGCCGACAGGGTTCATCAGCAGCGCCCGACCCAGCCAGATAAACGTCTGGCCGACCAGCCGTAGCCCTTTTATCAGGCCGTTTCCCAGCAGCATCGTCAGGCTTTTCGCACCGTTGCCAAACGATTTCAGAACCGACAGCGCGCGACTGCCGCCGCCCAGCGCCAGACCGGCTTTGACCTTCAGGAAGATATCGATCAGGCGAATAAACGGTGACGCAATGAGGTTTGCTCCCAGCCTGAGAATATTCAGCGCCCCGTTGAACAGCCAGATAACGCTAACGACTTTAGCGACCCCTTGCACCAGCGCCGGATTTTCCCGCAGCCAGGCGCTGAACTGCCGCACCAGCGGCGTGATGCTTTGCGCCAGTTCGCCAATGGCGGGCATCAGTTCCAGGCCGACGGTCAGCCACAGATCGTTAAGTGAAAGTTGTAACGCTTTGGTCTGTTCTCCGGGCGATGTCATTTTCGCGGCGAAGTCATCATCAATAACATGTTGCCCCGCCGCCTGCATTGCGGAGGCTTTTAGCTGGCGATATTCGTCCATATTCGCCAGCATCGGGGCGAGAAAATCCCGCGTTTGCGCATCGCCGAACATCGCGCCGAGGTTAAATTTCTCCACCATGGCCTGTAGCGCGTCGCCGCGCGCGGAAAGATCCTCAATCTTCATGGTTTGCCTGAAGGTGTCGAGGATCTGCGGGTTCATTTTCTCCAGTTGCATCTGCACGATGTGGGTCATCGCTTCCGTCACGCCGATCCCATTTTGCTGATGCTCCAGCAGCGATCCCTGAAGATCCACGCCCTGGCGGGCAAACCAACTGTCCGTCTCTTTCGAGAAGGCGGATTTCAGGAAATGGTCGAAATTCGCTGCCGCCGCGCCTGCGTCAGGGGCATTTTTCATGGCGATTTGCATCGTTGCGGTCAGTTCCGCAATGCCTTCTTTCCCCTGAGCGCCGGTTTTTCCGGCAAAGGCGTTAATCCACTGGGTTTGCTCTGCAACGGAGCCGCCGCCGCTTTTTGCCACGCTGTACAGCATATTTTGCGCAAAACGGAAGTCGTCAGGGGCGATGTTCAGTTTGTCGCGAGTGGCCAGAGCCGCCTGCGCCCAGCTTTGCGCGCTGTCGCGGGAGGCGGTCGCGGCTTTGGCGATATCGGGCATGTAGCGGCTAAGATCCTGCAATGCGCTGACGCCGCCTTCGATCATCGTGGCGGCGGTGCTTTGCAGATCTTTTTGATCTTGATTGAAATCAAGGCTCCAGTCGCGGATATTCAGGCTCAGGGCGTCCCGCGCGGTGTTATCCATGCCGCCCTTCGCCGCCATATCGACCATGTTGCCCTGAAATTCGTAAGGCAGCTTCCAGTCGGGAGTCTCAACGTTCAGGAGCTTGCCGAGCTGTCCGGCGAACGTTTGTGTTTTTTCCAGCAACCCGGCGCGCTGTTTATCGTTCTCTTCCCGGCGAAGGGCGGAGTTAGCGAGCTGTTGCGTAAGCCGGGTGACTTTTGTTTGCTCAAAGCTGAGCGTGTGCAGCGTGCTGGCGTTGAGTGAGCCGTAACGGGCTATTGCCTGCGTCAACGTCTCATTACGCGCCTGAAGCTGGGTAATAATGTCGTTGGCCAAAATAGTGTCTCGTATAAGTTGCCCGGTAACAGGCTGCTTGCCGGAAAAAGGACAGGGAAGGAGTGAACCGGGCTTGGGTCAGGAAACCCGCAGGCATTAAGCCTGCGAGTCGTATTCGTGTTTAATTTGCGCGCTGGCTTCGTCCAGCCAGCAGGTAAAATCGTCAACCGACAGCGCGTCAATTTCACTGGGCGGAAAGCGAAACCACCTCGCCAGCAGCGCCATTGCCTGCCACAGTTGCTGTGGGTTCTGTAGCCATGCTAAGCATGGACTGAAATCGTTTCTGCAATGCCTGATAGTCCAGCAGATCCATTTCCGCCAGATCTTCGGTTACCAGCCCGGTCATAGCCGCCATCAGCGGCTCATCCCACTCTTCCGGTTTATCGCTGGCGCGTCGCGCGGCGCGCATATCTTTTACCTTCAGGCGACGTAATTGCAGAACGTCGATACGTTCCCCGGCGGCGGAGGTAAACGGGAACTGCAGGGTATATTTTTCGTTCATGGTATAGTCCTTATTCGTCGTGTTAAATTCGGGGCCGTAGCCCCGAAGTAATTAACCGCCAATATTATTGCGGTAGGCATTTAATTGATCCGCGCCATTTACGCGGAAAATATTCGCCAGATAATCCAGTTCAAGAAGCGTTTCACCGTCAACCACCTGTTTAATATAAGTGCAGCCGAAGGCGCTGCTGAATTCCGGGTTTTCATTCTGTTTAAACGTTCCCAGCGGGTTCTTTTTAAACATTACGGTCATATGCGTCACCAGCGCTAACTGATCCGCTTTACCCTGCGAGTTATAACAATCGATGCTGGAGCGGCACTGCAATGCCACCGCCTGCCACGGATTTGCCGTTTTACGCATGACGTCGTGGTAAAACGAGTTCCATTTAATTTCACCTTCCAGTTTGTCAAAACCGGCAGGCAGTTCAATTTTACCGACCATCCCCAGCGCTTTATGCTCCTGCATAATCATGCTGATATCAGGCAGTTTAATTTCACTCGCGCGACCTAAAAGATTATTACCATCAAGATAAATATTGGCGTTGGTAATACGGTTAATTTGAATTTTTCCAGCCATTAGCGATTGCTCTCCAGAGAAACTAAATATTCAGAGGTAATTTCGGTTTCAAACGTCAGACGTTCCAGCGGCGGCGGCGGGGTGAATTTGTAGCTCAGCAACAGATGCCCGGCTGCCAGTTCAGTCTGTTCGTTACGCGCCGGGTCGTACCAGCATTCAAAGCCCAACAACGCGCCGTCGGCAATCAGCTTGCGGCCCCAGGTGTTCACCGATTCGGTTAGCGCGTCGATCAGCGCCTGATTAATCGGCATATCCATGTATTGCTGGCTAAAATAGCGAATCGATTCGTTAATCACATCACCAGTACGGCGCACGTTCTCAAAGTTACGCATATGAGTAACCGTCGGCCAGGCGGCGGTACGGTTGCCCCACAGGCGCAAACCGGAGCCATAGCTGTTGAAGATGGTGGTGATGCCGTTTTCATTCAGTTGATTCACTTCGGTTTGCGGATCGTCGATCATCGCTGACAGCGAGCGCTCTACGCCGGTAATGCCCTGAATTTCCTGATTGGAGTTGCTCCACCAGAAGCCTTTTTCCAGATCCACTTTGGCACGCAGGCCAGCGGCGCGAGAGGAGAGCGGCTCCAGGACTTCGCTGTTCGTCGCGCTGTCGTACACTTTAACGTGCGGATAGCACAGACGCGCGCGATCGGAACTGGTATTGAAGTTAATCGCCCCCTGCGGACCGCGCCCTGCCAGAACCTGCTGGAAAGTCGTGCCGATGGGCGCATCAATGTAGGTAATGGCTCCCAGCGCTTCTGCCTGAGCGATAAGCTTAACGGCGACCGAGTTTTGCGTACAAAAGACCGGCGCAATCAGGATCTTCGCGTAAAAACCAAACTGGTTCCAGGTGTCCTGTAACAGCTTCATGCCGGTACGGTCACCCGCCGTGTTTACCGCGCCAACAATATCGGCGGCAGTCACTTTGGTGGGGTCCGCGTAAGTATAATTTACATAGGCCTGAACGCCGGGTTTCAGATTGGTCCCCATGCAGGTGATTTTACCGGTCAGCATATCAATGGTGTAATCGGTGCCTTTGATATAAGCGTTTCCGGCGTTCGTGCTGCGGCCAATGTTCATCGTTTGCACGGCCCCGTGCTTGAGTTGAATCTGACCGTTGTCATCAACCTTCACGGTTTCACTGGGAATGGTACTTTTGTGTACCGCCGGATTCAGCACGTTAATCACCACGACCGTCCCTGCGCCGTGATCGTAGATCGCCTTCAGCGCCTGCGGGATGGTGAAATTTGCCAGACCTGGGCCAAACTGTGCCGCGTCGCTTTCAGAAAGGCACAGCGTTGGCTGGTTAACCGGGCCGCATGGCGCGGTGCCGATCAGACCAATAACCGCAGATTTAACCGCCTTAACCGGACGTGGGCCGGTTTCGATCTCAATGGTCTCTACACCGTGCAGGTAATTAGCTGCCATGGACAATTTCCTCTTCATTAGTTTCTACTTCTTGCGTAACCACTGGCACCAGGTGACGGCGGGCAATCATGGTGATTACCCACTCGTTATCTTCCGGCAGCGAGATTTCGCTATTGGGCCACAGTAAGACTTCCTGACCGTCGGCGAGCGTGACGCCGCTTGCCGGGCCACTGTAGATATATTTCATTGAATTTCCTCATAATTAACGATTGTCAGCAGGGGGGAGTCCTTGCTTTCCTGTTCCGCGATAAACAGGGTGCTGGCGGTCATATCCAGGGCGTAACGGCAGAAGTTTGCGGCGTCGCCGATATATTTTTCGCTTTCCAGCCAGAGCGGACGATCACAGTCGGGAAGTTCAATGCCCCCCAACGAGCGACGTAGACGATCCAGCGCGTTTATCGCGTCACTTATTTGCGGAACAATAACGGTGGCGGAAATCCGGATTAGTTGTTTTTGTACCGTGGCATCCGTATTTTCTGGTTCGGCAAAAACCGAACCGCAGTAGTGAATTAATACCGTTACCTGCTGTCCTGTTGGGATATATACTTTCGCATCGGTTGATGAAATATGTATATCCATATCAGGGTTTAATTCACGTAGTCTATTCGCCACGGTATGTATAACAGATAATGTTTCCATATACGGTTTTCCTTGATTTACCGGGAGAGATAATATTCTCTCTTCGTTATCGTTCAGACGTATTTTGATGTATCAGGCATCAGGCGTCTTTTAATCTCCTTTAGAGAAAAAAGTTAAAACAAATAAAAAATCCCCGGCGTATAAACGACGGGGATTTGTTTAATGGTTACCTCGTTGAATCAGTTCTATTTTGCTATATAGCGCATCCAGTTTTGCTTCCAGAACGGCCTGGCCGCGAAGATAATCCTCGCGGCGGACATAATGCAGCGGTAAATCGGCGCGAAATTCCAGAAATTCTCTCTCCAGCCTGGACCAGCCCGCTTCTGATTCGCGCCGGGCAGCTTCCAGTGCTTCAAAACGTTCATTCAGCCGTTTTTCAATTTGCGCCAGCAGCAATTTACCGGCAGCAAACATTAATCCAACAAACGAAAGTAAGAGGGAGATGACTTCCCAAAAATCGATACTGAGTTTCATTACTCCCTCTGATTAATGAATGCAGCTAGCCCGCCCCCATTGCAAATAACGGGGAGCATGTTGGTATAAAATCGCTTTGGGGTAGTGACGATTCTCGCGCCAGTTTGCGGCGCTGCGCCCGGCGTTAACGCGTTCTACATGTTCAAACCAGATGGACGCATCCAACCCCTTTGCGGCGGCCAGCTTTTTATCTCTGTTCACCCAGCCTTGCCCGCCGTTATAGGCGCTCAGAGTGAAAGCCATTCGCTGGCAGCTATTTTTTGCTAACACGCTTTTCCACAACTGGCGGTCATACTGTACCAGCGCGCGTATCGCCCAGGCGGGATTAAACGGCTTGTTTTCGTGGAGTTCCGGGTACAACTGGCTCACCCATTTTGCCGTCGCAGGCATAAATTGCGCCATACCCTGCGCGCCAGCCGGAGAAAGCGCGTCAGGCGCCCAGCCGGATTCCTGATGTAGTTGCCCGGCAAAATCAGCAACGGGGGCGTTAAGCCCCCAGATTTCGCGCGCGGTACGAATC
This DNA window, taken from Salmonella enterica subsp. enterica serovar Typhimurium str. LT2, encodes the following:
- a CDS encoding putative methyl-accepting chemotaxis protein; amino-acid sequence: MYAVLGEIEFDVVAYWDEFESTMGVDYTSHARIEGKPGVQFIGDKLDKITLKFNFHSQYCQPTTELNRLREAMTAHQAMALVFGNGDYRGWFVITDLTATHQHTDPYGNVIAQGGSLSLQEYTGDPKSPLLPPAITTQEPNIDEMLDELPDVNDSWFDELLSVVEEGMREAKEMMDEVADAIDDIKKTIAQAKELVKEAKALKEKCGDIVDSLKKTMSSIDALFQQPLDLQTLAGLPKALAAKMQELIDSLPGIRECAGDAGTLIEHAESLFDAITSSVAEATYDSAATLVNQARGTLQTSAPDVSQLAAADITRSL
- a CDS encoding putative inner membrane protein → MNTMLKILPKTAMILLAFLAIFLIEWYTPIHSDDYRYYLLGISPESHFHHYMTWSGRIIADYTSALILYTRSQLVYSISAAVSTLVFCYFIVKTPSGTLRWNKSDYLLFPLIFFTYWISNPNLGQTTFWIVGAANYLWTNLFVVAWLFFFYTITIKNSKAISPWVALLSFMAGCSNESVSPFVSLISVLAIAYELWQNKSVSRNKIVYSLCAIAGSCVLILSPGNFIRASGKEFWYGRPIFERIFIHLTERVHNHLALIWIAYVVLLLLVLLVIFNKQIRAKIDKTSLICAALVVCIGIGTSLIMFASPSYPDRVMNGTFMFFLLAISFIAYALLKSGVKAGVVGVTAVTVLCGIVFLWSYSLMLNGYKKTAGQEIVRQKIITKEIAAGKQKFIIPDYYFVKLQNSGGHFGLFHDPAVYGEYYHVQAIFKKKVNFDYSVIANGAKHSLSNETTAYSNTRGDFAIISREQLTGSITLSVNGRQKTIPVEKMKHAEINDEFWYYASVDKGEITAISF
- a CDS encoding putative phage glucose translocase (similar to E. coli orf, hypothetical protein (AAC75409.1); Blastp hit to AAC75409.1 (120 aa), 69% identity in aa 1 - 120) produces the protein MIKLFIKYVSIGVLNTALHWAIFALCVYGFQTSQALANVAGFAVAVSFSFFANARFTFGASVSTGRYLLYVGFMGVLSAVVGWTGDKCAMPPIFTLIVFSAISLICGFLYSRFIVFRNEK
- a CDS encoding putative inner membrane protein gives rise to the protein MRYLEHVTTDGERWDNLAWRYYGDALAYERIIAANPHVAIMPVLPSGVRLIIPVISVTQTTPELPPWLR
- a CDS encoding putative phage baseplate protein — protein: MNTKTRPSTLHWQPALQRPEEYVCGLDDIHQAIHIILRTPRGSDPHRPLFGSNLWRYIDYPIERAIPHVVRESVEAIRMWEPRCRLLKVTPTIDGEHLTLRVQWRAADGVINSTEVLWR
- a CDS encoding putative cytoplasmic protein; this translates as MAEITVSGGVFATLTPIFTLWYGHKEITYDIAPYVTSISYSDSIKNESDVIAIALEDSTGRWVNEWYPGKGDTLALRLGYQGEDLLDCGIYVIDKIDISAPPSTVNIDGIATSVSKALRTKNSQGFEETTLSAIASRIAQKHGLTLAGKIAPLTIDRVTQYAETDVAFLKRLASEYGYTVKVTATELIFSHLPTLRCLAPVKTLRRTDVSHYTFKDTINRIYKNATVQHQNSKQKELVIYTHDSQEKTSARGAATSADTLKINSRAPDTGAAQAKANAALDSHNEYQQTGTLSLMGCPQLTAGNKIELSDFGVLSGQWLIDKSMHKLTRSGGYTTEIDISRGPATSQ
- a CDS encoding putative phage baseplate component; the encoded protein is MKGVTRQTGIISDIDEAVVRVRVTLPECDNLRSNWLAVLQRNTQDNKDYWLPDIGEQVEVSLDDNGEDGVVLGAVYSSVDTAPLASRDKRYVQFSDGAAFEYDRALHQLTVNGGIEKIVIEVKEHTQLTSPQVEVRAQHVTVISETVDVAATSVGVKAVDVNVEAPHTGIKALNVTVDAPLSTFTGDVTVMKKLTWLGGMAGSGGVGNSAVITGNVNVLGNVNASGTLMDNGGNSNHHSH
- a CDS encoding putative phage glycosyltransferase (similar to E. coli putative glycan biosynthesis enzyme (AAC75410.1); Blastp hit to AAC75410.1 (306 aa), 80% identity in aa 1 - 305), encoding MKISLVVPVFNEEDAIPIFYKTVREYSSLKPYNVEIIFVNDGSHDATESIISALAVADPLVVPISFTRNFGKEPALFAGLDHATGDVVIPIDVDLQDPIEVIPHLINKWQAGAEMVLAKRIDRSTDGHLKRKSAEWFYRLHNKISTPKIEENVGDFRLMSREIVENIKLLPERNLFMKGILSWVGGQTDVVEYARAERVAGNSKFNGWKLWNLALEGITSFSTFPLRIWMYIGVSVSALSLIYAMWMIIDKLMWGNPVPGYPSLMTAILFLGGIQLIGIGIMGEYIGRVYTEVKQRPRYIVKNKKTMME